The following coding sequences are from one Oryzisolibacter sp. LB2S window:
- a CDS encoding aldehyde dehydrogenase family protein: MQHHHIANAAVPSSSGRTIAVIDPSDGQPYDEIQRGTPEDIDAAVQAAQQCYDSVWRRLSPAERGRLLQRVSASISAHAEELAAIEQRDCGKPTKQARADAAALARYFEFYAGACDKLHGETIPYQEGMSVFTWREPHGVTGHIVPWNYPMQIFGRCVAAALAAGNVCVIKPSEDACLSILRVAQLAAEAGLPAGAINIVTGYGHEVGDALARHPGVRHISFTGSPRIGTLIQQAAAERHCPVTLELGGKSPQIIFADADLDAALPVVINAIVQNAGQTCSAGSRVLIDSLIYEPLLERLGAAFEQLRVGPAAMDLDLGPLIRQSQQQRVWDFLSDAQVAGIPLVAQGTVVDEAPETGFYQAPTLLRDVPPEHRLAQQEVFGPVLAAMAFHDEDEAVALANGTPFGLVAGLWTRDGARQLRMARRIASGQVFINNYGAGGGVELPFGGVKSSGHGREKGFEALYGFTTLKTVAIRHD; encoded by the coding sequence ATGCAGCACCACCACATCGCCAACGCCGCCGTGCCCTCGTCCTCGGGGCGCACCATCGCCGTGATCGACCCGTCCGACGGCCAGCCGTATGACGAGATCCAGCGCGGCACGCCCGAGGACATCGACGCCGCCGTGCAGGCCGCCCAGCAGTGCTACGACAGCGTCTGGCGCCGGCTCAGCCCCGCCGAGCGCGGGCGACTGCTACAGCGCGTGTCGGCCAGCATCAGCGCGCATGCCGAGGAACTGGCCGCCATCGAGCAGCGCGACTGCGGCAAGCCCACGAAACAGGCGCGTGCCGACGCCGCCGCGCTGGCGCGCTACTTCGAGTTCTACGCCGGCGCCTGCGACAAGCTGCATGGCGAGACCATTCCCTACCAGGAGGGCATGAGCGTGTTCACCTGGCGCGAGCCCCATGGCGTGACCGGCCACATCGTGCCCTGGAACTACCCGATGCAGATCTTCGGCCGCTGCGTGGCCGCGGCGCTGGCCGCGGGCAATGTCTGCGTGATCAAGCCGTCCGAGGACGCCTGCCTGTCGATACTGCGCGTGGCCCAGCTCGCGGCCGAGGCGGGCCTGCCCGCGGGCGCCATCAACATCGTCACGGGCTACGGCCATGAGGTGGGCGATGCCCTGGCGCGCCACCCGGGCGTGCGCCACATCAGCTTCACGGGCAGCCCGCGCATAGGCACGCTGATCCAACAGGCCGCGGCCGAACGCCACTGCCCGGTGACGCTGGAGCTCGGCGGCAAGAGCCCGCAGATCATCTTTGCCGACGCCGATCTGGACGCCGCCCTGCCCGTGGTCATCAACGCCATCGTGCAGAACGCGGGCCAGACCTGCTCGGCCGGCTCGCGCGTGCTCATCGACTCGCTGATCTACGAGCCGCTGCTCGAGCGCCTGGGCGCGGCCTTCGAGCAGCTGCGCGTGGGCCCCGCGGCCATGGACCTGGATCTGGGGCCGCTGATCCGCCAGAGCCAGCAGCAGCGCGTGTGGGACTTTCTGTCCGACGCCCAGGTCGCCGGCATCCCCCTCGTGGCCCAGGGTACGGTGGTCGACGAGGCGCCCGAGACCGGCTTCTACCAGGCCCCCACGCTGCTGCGCGACGTGCCGCCCGAGCACCGCCTGGCCCAGCAGGAGGTCTTTGGCCCGGTGCTCGCCGCGATGGCGTTTCACGACGAGGACGAGGCCGTGGCGCTGGCCAACGGCACGCCCTTCGGCCTGGTGGCGGGGCTGTGGACGCGCGATGGCGCGCGCCAGCTGCGCATGGCCAGGCGCATCGCCAGCGGCCAGGTGTTCATCAACAACTACGGCGCGGGCGGTGGTGTGGAGCTGCCGTTCGGCGGCGTCAAATCGAGCGGCCATGGGCGCGAGAAGGGCTTCGAGGCGCTCTACGGCTTCACCACGCTCAAGACCGTGGCCATACGCCATGACTGA
- the glp gene encoding gephyrin-like molybdotransferase Glp: MTRTAQIAAELPDYDPEALRASAVGAFLERLVAPITETEEVGLLDALGRVLAQDLISPISVPPHDNSAMDGYAFDGAALSPGQPLRLRPVGATALAGKAGAGPVDAGECVRIMTGAVMPAGLDTVVPLELTRTDADGCILIAADLLRRGANRRLAGEDLMQGRVALAKGEPFTPAAMGLAASLGVPSVTVYRRLRVACFSTGDELLSLGEPPRAGAVYDSNRYTLLGLLTRLGVQVIDMGVVRDEPASLEAALRHAAGQADAIITSGGVSAGDADHTRRMMKQLGDVVFWRIAMRPGRPMAVGRIHADLQAESTSSAQPASASSYQNEDSGGCMLFGLPGNPVAAMVSFLAFVRPALLRMMGSTRAGPPPLRATCTEALRKKPGRTEYQRGVVSRTADGRLQVRSTGHQGSGMLSSMVQANGLIVLHHGQGDVAAGDMVDVMMFDGVI, encoded by the coding sequence ATGACACGCACCGCGCAGATTGCCGCCGAACTCCCCGACTACGACCCCGAGGCGCTGCGCGCGAGCGCCGTGGGCGCGTTTCTCGAGCGTCTCGTCGCGCCCATCACCGAGACCGAGGAGGTCGGCCTCCTCGACGCCCTGGGCCGCGTGCTCGCGCAGGACCTCATCTCGCCCATCAGCGTGCCGCCGCACGACAACTCGGCCATGGACGGCTATGCCTTCGACGGGGCCGCGCTCTCCCCCGGCCAGCCCTTGCGGCTGCGCCCCGTGGGCGCGACGGCCCTGGCCGGCAAGGCCGGCGCGGGCCCGGTGGACGCGGGCGAATGCGTGCGCATCATGACCGGCGCCGTCATGCCCGCGGGGCTGGACACCGTGGTGCCGCTCGAGCTCACGCGCACCGACGCCGACGGCTGCATCCTCATCGCGGCCGACCTGCTGCGCCGCGGCGCCAACCGGCGCCTGGCGGGCGAAGACCTCATGCAGGGGCGTGTGGCGCTGGCCAAGGGAGAGCCGTTCACGCCCGCGGCGATGGGGCTGGCCGCCAGTCTGGGCGTTCCATCGGTGACGGTGTACCGGCGCCTGCGCGTGGCCTGCTTTTCCACGGGCGACGAGCTCCTGAGCCTGGGCGAGCCGCCGCGCGCGGGCGCGGTCTACGACAGCAACCGCTACACGCTGCTGGGCCTGCTCACGCGCCTGGGCGTGCAGGTCATCGACATGGGCGTGGTGCGCGACGAGCCCGCATCGCTCGAGGCCGCGCTGCGCCACGCGGCCGGCCAGGCCGACGCCATCATCACCAGCGGCGGCGTGAGCGCGGGCGACGCCGACCACACGCGCCGCATGATGAAGCAGCTCGGCGACGTGGTGTTCTGGCGCATCGCCATGCGCCCGGGCCGCCCCATGGCGGTCGGGCGCATCCACGCAGATTTACAAGCAGAATCGACCTCCAGCGCCCAGCCAGCAAGCGCGAGCAGCTATCAAAATGAAGATTCCGGCGGCTGCATGCTGTTTGGCCTGCCGGGCAATCCGGTGGCGGCCATGGTCAGCTTTCTGGCCTTTGTGCGCCCCGCCCTGCTGCGCATGATGGGCAGCACGCGCGCCGGCCCGCCGCCGCTGCGCGCGACCTGCACCGAGGCGCTGCGCAAGAAGCCCGGCCGCACCGAGTACCAGCGCGGCGTGGTCAGCCGCACGGCCGACGGCCGGCTGCAGGTGCGCAGCACGGGCCACCAGGGTTCGGGCATGCTCAGCTCCATGGTGCAGGCCAATGGCCTGATCGTGCTGCACCATGGGCAGGGCGACGTCGCCGCGGGCGACATGGTCGATGTGATGATGTTCGACGGAGTGATCTGA
- the moaA gene encoding GTP 3',8-cyclase MoaA codes for MGERTINIIEPSRQAGALQPPLRSSDWPAPTGLLRDTRGRPLHDLRISVTDRCNFRCTYCMPKEVFGKDYQYLPHADLLSFEEITRLARLFMAHGVRKIRLTGGEPLLRKNIERLIAQLAALRGADGQSLEITLTTNGSLLARKAQSLRDAGLSRVTVSLDSLQDEVFRAMNDVDFPVAEVLAGIEAARAAGFERTKVNMVVKRGTNDHEILPMAQHFRGTGITLRFIEFMDVGATNGWRMDQVLPSDQVIARLQKRWPLVPLAASSPGETAQRWGWAGPDGRHDPRLGEVGAISSVTHAFCGDCNRARLSTEGRMYLCLFATQGWDLRRLLRGGASDAQISAAIGDIWHQRTDRYSELRASLPPDQGTGRGRRIEMSYIGG; via the coding sequence ATGGGTGAACGCACCATCAACATCATCGAGCCCTCGCGCCAGGCCGGCGCGCTGCAGCCACCCCTGCGCAGCAGCGACTGGCCCGCCCCCACCGGGCTGCTGCGCGACACGCGCGGCCGGCCGCTGCACGACCTGCGCATCAGCGTCACGGACCGCTGCAACTTCCGCTGCACCTATTGCATGCCCAAGGAGGTGTTCGGCAAGGACTACCAGTACCTTCCGCATGCCGACCTGCTGAGCTTCGAGGAGATCACGCGCCTGGCGCGCCTGTTCATGGCGCATGGCGTGCGCAAGATCCGCCTGACCGGTGGCGAGCCGCTCTTGCGCAAGAACATCGAGCGCCTCATCGCGCAACTGGCCGCGCTGCGCGGCGCCGACGGCCAGTCGCTCGAAATCACGCTCACCACCAACGGATCGCTGCTCGCGCGCAAGGCGCAGAGCCTGCGCGACGCCGGCCTCTCGCGCGTGACCGTGAGCCTCGACAGCCTGCAGGACGAGGTCTTTCGCGCCATGAACGACGTGGACTTCCCGGTCGCCGAGGTGCTGGCCGGCATAGAGGCCGCGCGCGCGGCGGGCTTTGAGCGCACCAAGGTCAACATGGTGGTCAAGCGCGGCACCAACGACCACGAGATCCTGCCCATGGCGCAGCACTTTCGCGGCACGGGCATCACGCTGCGCTTCATCGAGTTCATGGACGTGGGCGCGACCAACGGCTGGCGCATGGATCAGGTTCTGCCCTCCGACCAGGTCATCGCGCGCCTGCAGAAGCGCTGGCCGCTGGTGCCGCTCGCGGCGAGCAGCCCCGGCGAGACCGCCCAGCGCTGGGGCTGGGCCGGCCCCGACGGCCGCCACGACCCGCGGCTGGGCGAGGTCGGCGCCATCAGCAGCGTGACACATGCCTTCTGCGGCGACTGCAACCGCGCGCGCCTGTCCACCGAGGGGCGCATGTACCTGTGCCTGTTTGCCACCCAGGGCTGGGACCTGCGCCGGCTGCTGCGCGGCGGCGCCAGCGACGCGCAGATCAGCGCCGCCATCGGCGACATCTGGCACCAGCGCACGGACCGCTACTCCGAGCTGCGCGCGAGCCTGCCGCCCGATCAGGGCACGGGCCGCGGCCGGCGCATAGAGATGAGCTACATCGGCGGCTGA
- a CDS encoding methyltransferase domain-containing protein — MSGEIIGLHHWLASPPGRYLLAWEQERYDELVADIFGYHALQLGMPDLAGLRANRMPHRWLALGAEQEVQPPACDDAPALALWAEDVALPFPEASLDLVAMPHTLELSKDAHAALREVYRVLVPEGRVVISGLNPWSLWGLRQWRARLYQRCGGGGQLYLPDVGEFIAPGRLRDWLRLLGLELESMSFGCYRPASGSERWLEHYGWMDGLGARWWPILGAAYVIVAVKRVPGMRLLEPAWRRAPKAAAAQVQVARRH; from the coding sequence ATGAGCGGCGAAATTATAGGTTTACACCACTGGCTTGCCTCCCCCCCGGGGCGCTATCTGCTGGCCTGGGAACAGGAGCGCTACGACGAGCTGGTGGCCGACATCTTTGGCTACCACGCGTTGCAGCTGGGCATGCCGGACCTGGCCGGCCTGCGCGCCAACCGCATGCCACACCGCTGGCTGGCGCTGGGCGCAGAACAGGAGGTGCAGCCCCCTGCCTGCGACGACGCGCCCGCCCTGGCGCTGTGGGCCGAGGACGTGGCGCTGCCGTTTCCCGAGGCCAGTCTGGACCTGGTCGCCATGCCCCATACGCTGGAGCTCAGCAAGGATGCGCATGCCGCGCTGCGCGAGGTCTACCGCGTGCTCGTGCCCGAGGGCCGCGTGGTGATCAGCGGCCTCAACCCCTGGAGCCTGTGGGGCCTGCGCCAGTGGCGCGCCCGCCTGTACCAGCGCTGCGGGGGCGGCGGGCAGCTCTACCTGCCCGACGTGGGCGAGTTCATTGCGCCCGGGCGGCTGCGCGACTGGCTGCGCCTGCTGGGTCTCGAGCTCGAGTCGATGAGCTTTGGCTGCTATCGGCCGGCCTCGGGCAGCGAGCGCTGGCTCGAGCATTACGGCTGGATGGACGGTCTGGGCGCGCGCTGGTGGCCGATACTCGGGGCCGCCTATGTGATCGTCGCCGTCAAGCGCGTGCCCGGCATGCGGCTGCTTGAGCCCGCGTGGCGCAGGGCGCCCAAGGCCGCTGCCGCCCAGGTGCAGGTGGCGCGCAGGCATTGA
- the mobA gene encoding molybdenum cofactor guanylyltransferase MobA, translated as MTDPQDITGLILAGGRGTRMGGVDKGLQQFRGQPLALHALRRLAPQVGAVMINANRNLAAYAAMGVPVWPDDLTDYPGPLAGFLAGLAHCTTDWLLTVPCDTPLFPTDLARRLADAAAAAGADLAMACAPEPQADGGTRLRNQPVFCLLRASLRESLERFTERGGRKVEQWAREQRCAFAHFDRPGDDPLAFRNTNTLAELHALEGQQPKAMP; from the coding sequence ATGACGGATCCGCAGGACATCACCGGCCTCATCCTCGCCGGCGGCCGCGGCACGCGCATGGGCGGCGTGGACAAGGGCCTGCAGCAGTTTCGCGGCCAGCCGCTGGCGCTGCACGCGCTCAGGCGGCTCGCGCCCCAGGTGGGCGCCGTCATGATCAACGCCAACCGCAATCTCGCGGCCTACGCGGCGATGGGCGTGCCCGTCTGGCCCGACGACCTGACCGACTACCCGGGCCCCCTGGCGGGCTTTCTCGCCGGCCTCGCGCATTGCACGACGGACTGGCTGCTCACCGTGCCCTGCGACACGCCGCTGTTTCCCACCGACCTGGCCCGGCGCCTGGCCGACGCGGCCGCCGCCGCGGGGGCCGACCTCGCCATGGCCTGCGCGCCCGAGCCGCAGGCCGACGGCGGCACGCGCCTGCGCAATCAGCCCGTGTTCTGCCTGCTGCGCGCCAGCCTGCGCGAAAGCCTCGAGCGCTTCACCGAGCGGGGCGGGCGCAAGGTCGAGCAATGGGCGCGCGAGCAGCGCTGCGCCTTCGCCCATTTCGACCGGCCCGGCGACGACCCGCTGGCCTTTCGCAACACCAACACCCTGGCCGAGCTGCACGCGCTCGAGGGCCAGCAACCCAAGGCCATGCCATGA
- the rnhA gene encoding ribonuclease HI, producing MNQVVIYTDGACKGNPGPGGWGVVLRSGALEKELFGGELGTTNNRMELMAVIQALAALKKPCEVRLYLDSQYVRKGITEWIGGWKKKGWRTAAGQPVKNVELWQRLDQLAHQAGHRIEWHWVKGHAGDPGNERADALANQGVEQALGR from the coding sequence TTGAATCAGGTCGTGATCTATACCGATGGTGCCTGCAAGGGCAACCCGGGCCCCGGCGGCTGGGGCGTGGTGCTGCGCTCGGGCGCGCTCGAGAAGGAGCTGTTTGGCGGCGAGCTGGGCACCACCAACAACCGCATGGAGCTCATGGCCGTGATCCAGGCCCTGGCCGCGTTGAAGAAACCCTGCGAGGTGCGGCTCTACCTGGACAGCCAGTATGTGCGCAAGGGCATCACCGAATGGATTGGCGGCTGGAAGAAAAAGGGCTGGCGCACGGCGGCCGGCCAGCCCGTGAAGAACGTCGAGCTGTGGCAGCGCCTGGACCAGCTGGCGCACCAGGCGGGCCACCGCATCGAGTGGCATTGGGTCAAGGGCCATGCGGGCGACCCCGGCAACGAGCGCGCCGATGCCCTGGCCAACCAGGGCGTGGAGCAGGCACTCGGGCGCTGA
- a CDS encoding thioredoxin family protein, whose translation MPYHAQHLAEAPTRDAVDQMQGATVLEFGAPWCTHCQRAQPLIEEALKDQAGVQHLKVEDGPGRPLGRSYRVKLWPTLIFLKNGQEVARLVRPQAQQELTDAMRALA comes from the coding sequence ATGCCCTACCACGCACAACACCTGGCCGAAGCACCCACGCGCGACGCGGTCGATCAGATGCAAGGCGCCACCGTGCTCGAATTTGGCGCGCCCTGGTGCACCCATTGCCAGCGCGCCCAGCCGCTCATCGAAGAGGCCCTCAAGGACCAGGCCGGGGTGCAGCACCTGAAGGTCGAGGACGGCCCGGGCCGGCCGCTGGGGCGCAGCTACCGCGTCAAGCTCTGGCCCACGCTGATCTTTCTGAAGAACGGCCAGGAGGTCGCACGCCTGGTGCGCCCGCAGGCGCAGCAGGAGCTTACCGACGCGATGCGCGCGCTGGCCTGA
- a CDS encoding SDR family oxidoreductase — MRVPGKSVIVTGAGSGIGEGIARRLAAEGARVVVNDINDAAGMRVAQQIRADGGVADYQHADMTQGAEVRQLVARALALHGRLDVFVNNAGWTHRNRPLLEVSEAEFDRLYAVNVKSIYLSAMHGVPAMRANPGGSGGCFINIASTAGIRPRPGLTWYNGSKGAVITTSKSMAAELGPDNIRVNCINPVFNPDTGLSAEFAGGPVDEARRARFLATIPLGRFSTALDVANAALYLASDEAAFVSGICLEVDGARCV, encoded by the coding sequence ATGCGCGTACCCGGCAAGTCCGTCATCGTCACCGGCGCCGGCAGCGGCATTGGCGAGGGCATTGCCCGGCGCCTCGCGGCCGAGGGCGCGCGCGTCGTCGTCAACGACATCAACGACGCGGCCGGCATGCGCGTGGCGCAGCAGATCCGCGCGGACGGGGGCGTGGCCGACTACCAGCATGCCGACATGACGCAGGGCGCCGAGGTGCGGCAGCTGGTGGCGCGTGCCCTCGCGCTCCACGGGCGGCTGGATGTCTTCGTCAACAACGCCGGCTGGACGCACAGAAACCGCCCGCTGCTCGAGGTGAGCGAGGCCGAGTTCGACCGGCTCTACGCCGTCAACGTCAAGAGCATCTACCTCTCGGCCATGCACGGCGTGCCGGCCATGCGTGCCAACCCGGGCGGCAGCGGCGGCTGCTTCATCAACATCGCCTCCACGGCCGGCATACGCCCGCGCCCGGGGCTGACCTGGTACAACGGCAGCAAGGGCGCGGTCATCACCACGAGCAAGTCCATGGCCGCCGAGCTCGGGCCGGACAACATCCGCGTCAACTGCATCAACCCCGTGTTCAACCCCGACACCGGCCTGTCCGCCGAGTTTGCCGGCGGTCCCGTGGACGAGGCGCGCCGCGCCAGGTTTCTGGCCACCATTCCGCTGGGGCGCTTTTCCACTGCGCTCGACGTGGCCAACGCCGCGCTCTACCTGGCGAGCGACGAGGCCGCGTTCGTGAGCGGCATCTGCCTGGAGGTCGACGGCGCGCGCTGCGTCTGA